From Apium graveolens cultivar Ventura chromosome 9, ASM990537v1, whole genome shotgun sequence, the proteins below share one genomic window:
- the LOC141685505 gene encoding uncharacterized protein LOC141685505 yields MEEVRASSEWVSCHASHVTVNLAGIEKVAESMKNSIPKVEWDYEGIHYFDNGPLSVQYLFVLDALNFCFWPDKDLTYDHLAAGLKAALQKDKSAFDADRLQSYTGLDLRKLLNWTKPLPLEDERVRLIHEVGFELEKSFEGKASKLVESCGKSAEKLVALVTRFFPGFRDHTVYKGHQVFLYKRAQIFAADLWGAFKGKSYGEFQDIGSITMFADYIVPAVLQQLGVLRYSSSLASMIERGAELCSGSEEEIELRACSIYAVEKMREVLHKKVGKQVLSVELDLWLWSVGVQSPSLQHHRTLSIYY; encoded by the exons ATGGAAGAGGTTAGGGCAAGCTCCGAGTGGGTTTCTTGTCATGCCTCTCATGTCACTGTTAATTTAGCAG GCATTGAGAAGGTAGCAGAAAGTATGAAAAACTCAATACCAAAAGTGGAATGGGATTATGAAGGAATTCACTATTTTGACAATGGCCCTCTCTCTGTTCAGTATTTGTTTGTACTTGATGCTTTGAATTTTTGCTTTTGGCCTG ACAAGGATTTGACATATGATCATTTGGCTGCGGGATTGAAGGCTGCTCTTCAGAAAGACAAATCTGCTTTTGACGCTGATCGTTTACAATCATACACTG GTCTTGACTTGCGGAAATTACTAAATTGGACAAAGCCACTTCCTCTGGAGGATGAACGTGTGCGCTTAATTCATGAG GTTGGCTTTGAGCTGGAGAAAAGCTTTGAGGGAAAGGCGTCCAAACTTGTGGAGTCTTGTGGAAAATCCGCAGAAAAGCTTGTAGCTCTTGTGACTCGTTTTTTTCCTG GATTTCGTGATCACACGGTCTACAAGGGCCACCAAGTTTTTTTATATAAACGAGCTCAGATATTTGCTGCTGACCTGTGGGGTGCTTTTAAGGGTAAAAGCTATGGAGAATTTCAGGATATAGGTTCCATTACGATGTTTGCAGACTATATTGTTCCAGCAGTGCTTCAACAACTTGGAGTACTTAGATATAGTTCATCCCTGGCCAGCATGATTGAGAGGGGCGCTGAACTTTGTTCAGGCAGTGAGGAGGAAATTGAATTGCGAGCGTGCTCGATTTATGCTGTGGAGAAAATGAGAGAAGTTCTGCATAAGAAAGTTGGAAAGCAG GTATTGAGTGTCGAACTGGATCTCTGGTTATGGTCAGTTGGAGTCCAAAGCCCATCCCTGCAACACCACCGGACTCTCTCCATATACTATTAA